Proteins from a genomic interval of Streptomyces sp. NBC_01445:
- a CDS encoding ABC transporter permease — protein sequence MTAPIETTGAQAEVQPEAVLAGTKGQQIEGRSLGRIAWNRFKRDKVAVAGGVIVILLILIAACARPLQHLFGLDPNTFHQDLIDPTSSLPKGGLGGMSGDHPLGVEPKFGRDILARILEGSWVSLVVAFGATVLSNVIGAVLGVVAGYYGGRVDSIISRLMDTFLAFPLLLFAISISATLQGGAFGLNGLPLHICVLIFVIGFFNWPYLGRIVRGQTLALREREFVDASRGMGARGPYILFRELMPNLVGPIIVYSTLLIPTNIIFEASLSFLGVGIQPPQASWGGMLKDAVDYFQVDPQYMIVPGLAIFVTVLAFNLLGDGLRDALDPRSR from the coding sequence GTGACCGCACCGATCGAGACCACTGGGGCCCAGGCCGAGGTGCAGCCCGAGGCTGTGCTCGCCGGCACCAAGGGGCAGCAGATCGAGGGGCGTTCCCTCGGGCGTATCGCCTGGAACCGCTTCAAGAGGGACAAGGTCGCCGTCGCCGGCGGCGTCATCGTCATCCTGCTCATCCTCATCGCCGCCTGCGCGCGCCCCCTGCAGCACCTCTTCGGCCTCGACCCGAACACGTTCCACCAGGACCTCATCGACCCCACCTCCTCGCTCCCCAAGGGCGGACTGGGCGGTATGAGCGGTGACCATCCCCTCGGTGTGGAACCGAAGTTCGGCCGTGACATCCTCGCGCGCATCCTCGAAGGCTCGTGGGTCTCGCTCGTCGTCGCCTTCGGCGCGACCGTCCTGTCGAACGTGATCGGGGCGGTCCTCGGTGTCGTCGCCGGGTACTACGGCGGCCGGGTCGACTCGATCATCAGCCGCTTGATGGACACGTTCCTGGCGTTCCCGCTGCTGCTCTTCGCGATCTCGATCTCCGCGACCCTGCAGGGTGGCGCGTTCGGCCTGAACGGGCTTCCGCTGCACATCTGCGTACTGATCTTCGTGATCGGATTCTTCAACTGGCCGTATCTGGGCCGGATCGTGCGCGGCCAGACGCTGGCGCTGCGCGAGCGGGAATTCGTGGACGCGTCCCGCGGGATGGGGGCACGCGGCCCGTACATCCTGTTCCGGGAACTGATGCCCAACCTGGTCGGCCCGATCATCGTCTACTCGACGCTGCTGATCCCGACGAACATCATCTTCGAGGCGTCGCTCAGCTTCCTCGGCGTGGGCATCCAGCCGCCGCAGGCTTCCTGGGGCGGCATGCTCAAGGACGCCGTCGACTACTTCCAGGTCGATCCGCAATACATGATCGTTCCGGGTCTCGCCATCTTCGTCACCGTGCTCGCGTTCAACCTGCTCGGTGACGGTCTCCGCGACGCCCTCGACCCGCGCAGCCGCTGA
- the glyA gene encoding serine hydroxymethyltransferase yields the protein MSLMNTPLHELDPDVAAALDAELLRQQSTLEMIASENFAPVAVMEAQGSVLTNKYAEGYPGRRYYGGCEHVDVTEQIAIDRVKDLFGAEYANVQPHSGASANQAALFALAKPGDTILGLDLAHGGHLTHGMRLNFSGKQFDVVAYHVDEAGLVDMAEVERLAKEHRPKVIIAGWSAYPRQLDFAAFRRIADETGAYLWVDMAHFAGLVAAGLHPNPVEYADVVTSTTHKTLGGPRGGIILAKKDFAKKLNSSVFPGFQGGPLEHVIAAKAVSFKVAASEDFKERQQRTIEGAQILAARLTSDDARATGVNVLSGGTDVHLVLVDLRESELDGQQAEDRLHEVGITVNRNAVPNDPRPPMVTSGLRIGTPALATRGFQAEDFTEVADIIAEALKPEYDAVSLKARVTALADKFPLYPGLK from the coding sequence ATGTCGCTCATGAACACCCCGCTGCACGAGCTCGACCCGGACGTCGCCGCCGCGCTCGACGCCGAGCTGCTCCGCCAGCAGTCCACCCTCGAGATGATCGCGTCGGAGAACTTCGCTCCGGTCGCCGTCATGGAGGCCCAGGGCTCGGTCCTGACCAACAAGTACGCCGAGGGCTACCCCGGCCGGCGCTACTACGGCGGCTGCGAGCACGTCGACGTCACCGAGCAGATCGCCATCGACCGGGTCAAGGACCTCTTCGGTGCCGAGTACGCCAACGTCCAGCCGCACTCCGGCGCCTCCGCCAACCAGGCCGCCCTCTTCGCGCTCGCCAAGCCCGGCGACACGATCCTCGGCCTGGACCTCGCCCACGGCGGCCACCTCACCCACGGCATGCGCCTGAACTTCTCCGGCAAGCAGTTCGACGTGGTCGCCTACCACGTCGACGAGGCCGGTCTCGTGGACATGGCCGAGGTCGAGCGCCTCGCCAAGGAGCACCGCCCCAAGGTGATCATCGCGGGCTGGTCCGCCTACCCGCGCCAGCTCGACTTCGCCGCGTTCCGCCGCATCGCGGACGAGACCGGCGCCTACCTGTGGGTCGACATGGCCCACTTCGCCGGACTCGTTGCGGCCGGGCTGCACCCCAACCCGGTCGAGTACGCGGACGTGGTCACCTCCACCACGCACAAGACGCTCGGCGGGCCGCGCGGCGGGATCATCCTCGCGAAGAAGGACTTCGCGAAGAAGCTGAACTCGTCCGTCTTCCCCGGCTTCCAGGGCGGCCCCCTGGAGCACGTGATCGCCGCCAAGGCCGTCTCCTTCAAGGTCGCCGCGAGCGAGGACTTCAAGGAGCGCCAGCAGCGCACCATCGAGGGCGCCCAGATCCTTGCCGCCCGTCTGACCTCGGACGACGCCCGCGCCACCGGCGTGAACGTGCTGTCCGGCGGCACCGACGTGCACCTGGTCCTGGTCGACCTGCGCGAGTCCGAGCTGGACGGCCAGCAGGCCGAGGACCGGCTCCACGAGGTCGGCATCACGGTCAACCGGAACGCCGTCCCGAACGACCCGCGTCCCCCGATGGTCACCTCGGGCCTGCGGATCGGCACCCCGGCCCTGGCCACCCGTGGCTTCCAGGCCGAGGACTTCACCGAGGTCGCCGACATCATCGCCGAGGCCCTCAAGCCGGAGTACGACGCGGTTTCCCTCAAGGCCCGCGTCACCGCTCTCGCCGACAAGTTCCCCCTGTACCCCGGCCTGAAGTAG
- a CDS encoding L-serine ammonia-lyase — translation MAISVFDLFSIGIGPSSSHTVGPMRAARMFARRLKNEGLLAHTAAIRAELYGSLGATGHGHGTPKAVLLGLEGDSPRTVDVEKADDRVEAIKASGKLSLLGVHEIPFSFDDDLVLHRRKALPYHANGMTIFAYDHEGALVLEKTYYSVGGGFVVDEDAVAGENPIVPDDTVLKYPFRTGDELLRLAEETGLSISALMLENEKAWRTEDEIRSGLLDIWRVMQACVSRGMSREGILPGGLKVRRRAANSARQLRAEGDPMARAMEWITLYAMAVNEENAAGGRVVTAPTNGAAGIIPAVLHYYINFVPGADEEGVVRFMLSAGAIGMLFKENASISGAEVGCQGEVGSACSMAAGALAEVLGGTPEQVENAAEIGMEHNLGLTCDPVGGLVQIPCIERNGMAAVKAVTAARMAMRGDGSHKVSLDKVIKTMKETGADMSVKYKETARGGLAVNIIEC, via the coding sequence GTGGCCATCTCGGTCTTCGACCTGTTCTCGATCGGCATCGGCCCGTCCAGCTCCCACACGGTCGGCCCGATGCGGGCGGCCCGCATGTTCGCGCGCCGCCTGAAGAACGAGGGTCTGCTCGCCCACACCGCCGCGATACGCGCCGAGCTCTACGGCTCCCTCGGCGCCACCGGACACGGCCACGGCACCCCCAAGGCGGTCCTGCTCGGCCTGGAGGGCGACTCCCCCCGCACCGTCGACGTGGAGAAGGCCGACGACCGCGTCGAGGCGATCAAGGCTTCCGGGAAGCTCAGCCTGCTCGGCGTCCACGAGATCCCGTTCAGCTTCGACGACGACCTGGTCCTGCACCGCCGCAAGGCACTCCCGTACCACGCCAACGGCATGACGATCTTCGCCTACGACCACGAGGGCGCCCTCGTCCTGGAGAAGACGTACTACTCGGTGGGCGGCGGCTTCGTCGTCGACGAAGATGCCGTGGCCGGCGAGAACCCGATCGTGCCCGACGACACGGTCCTCAAGTACCCCTTCCGCACCGGCGACGAGCTGCTCCGCCTCGCCGAGGAGACCGGCCTGTCCATCTCCGCGCTGATGCTGGAGAACGAGAAGGCCTGGCGCACCGAGGACGAGATCCGCTCCGGACTCCTCGACATCTGGCGCGTCATGCAGGCCTGCGTCTCGCGCGGCATGTCCCGCGAGGGCATCCTGCCCGGCGGCCTCAAGGTCCGCCGCCGCGCCGCGAACTCGGCCCGCCAACTGCGCGCCGAGGGCGACCCGATGGCCCGCGCCATGGAGTGGATCACCCTCTACGCGATGGCCGTCAACGAGGAGAACGCCGCGGGCGGCCGCGTCGTCACCGCGCCCACCAACGGCGCCGCGGGCATCATCCCCGCGGTCCTGCACTACTACATCAACTTCGTGCCCGGCGCGGACGAGGAGGGCGTCGTCCGCTTCATGCTCTCCGCGGGCGCCATCGGCATGCTCTTCAAGGAGAACGCCTCCATCTCCGGCGCCGAGGTCGGCTGCCAGGGCGAGGTCGGCTCCGCCTGCTCCATGGCCGCGGGCGCCCTCGCCGAGGTCCTCGGCGGCACCCCCGAGCAGGTCGAGAACGCCGCCGAGATCGGCATGGAGCACAACCTCGGCCTGACCTGCGACCCCGTCGGCGGCCTCGTCCAGATCCCCTGCATCGAGCGCAACGGCATGGCCGCCGTGAAGGCCGTCACCGCGGCCCGCATGGCCATGCGCGGCGACGGCAGCCACAAGGTCTCCCTCGACAAGGTCATCAAGACCATGAAGGAGACCGGCGCCGACATGTCCGTCAAGTACAAGGAGACGGCGCGGGGCGGCCTCGCCGTCAACATCATCGAGTGCTGA
- the gcvT gene encoding glycine cleavage system aminomethyltransferase GcvT, with the protein MNNVPRKTALDALHRSLGATMTDFAGWDMPLRYGSERDEHIAVRTKAGLFDLSHMGEITVTGPQAVDLLDYALVGNMSTIGPGRARYTMICQEDGGIVDDLIVYRLGEQEAGLPHYMVVANAGNAQIVLDAITERAAGFDAEVRDDRDAYALIAVQGPESPGILKSLTDADLDGLKYYAGLPGTVAGVPALIARTGYTGEDGFELFVAPEHAEKLWQALTDAGAPVGLVPAGLSCRDTLRLEAGMPLYGHELTTALTPFDAGLGRVVKFEKTGNEGRFVGREALEAAAERAETAPPRRLVGLIAEGRRVPRAGMSVVADGKVIGEVTSGAPSPTLGKPIAIAYVDAAHAAPGTEGVGVDIRGAHEPYEVVALPFYKRQK; encoded by the coding sequence ATGAACAACGTCCCCCGTAAGACCGCCCTCGACGCCCTGCACCGCTCGCTGGGCGCGACGATGACCGACTTCGCGGGCTGGGACATGCCGCTGCGGTACGGCAGCGAGCGCGACGAGCACATCGCGGTCCGCACCAAGGCGGGCCTCTTCGACCTCTCGCACATGGGCGAGATCACCGTCACCGGGCCGCAGGCCGTCGATCTCCTCGACTACGCCCTCGTCGGCAACATGTCCACGATCGGCCCCGGCCGCGCCCGCTACACCATGATCTGCCAGGAGGACGGCGGGATCGTCGACGACCTGATCGTCTACCGCCTGGGCGAGCAGGAGGCCGGTCTTCCTCACTACATGGTCGTCGCCAACGCCGGCAACGCGCAGATCGTCCTCGACGCGATCACCGAGCGCGCCGCCGGCTTCGACGCCGAGGTCCGCGACGACCGCGACGCCTACGCGCTGATCGCCGTCCAGGGCCCCGAGTCCCCCGGCATCCTGAAGTCCCTCACGGACGCCGACCTGGACGGCCTCAAGTACTACGCGGGCCTGCCCGGCACCGTCGCCGGTGTGCCGGCCCTCATCGCCCGCACCGGCTACACCGGCGAGGACGGCTTCGAGCTGTTCGTCGCCCCGGAGCACGCCGAGAAGCTGTGGCAGGCGCTGACCGACGCGGGCGCGCCGGTCGGGCTCGTCCCCGCCGGCCTCTCCTGCCGCGACACGCTGCGCCTGGAGGCCGGCATGCCGCTGTACGGGCACGAGCTGACGACGGCGCTGACCCCCTTCGACGCCGGTCTCGGCCGCGTCGTGAAGTTCGAGAAGACGGGCAACGAGGGCCGCTTCGTGGGCCGCGAGGCGCTCGAGGCCGCCGCCGAGCGCGCCGAGACCGCGCCGCCGCGCAGGCTCGTCGGCCTGATCGCCGAGGGCCGCCGGGTGCCGCGCGCCGGGATGTCCGTGGTCGCCGACGGAAAGGTGATCGGCGAGGTCACCTCCGGCGCCCCCTCCCCCACGCTCGGCAAGCCGATCGCCATCGCCTACGTGGACGCGGCGCACGCCGCCCCCGGCACCGAGGGCGTGGGCGTGGACATCCGCGGCGCCCACGAGCCGTACGAGGTCGTGGCGCTGCCGTTCTACAAGCGCCAGAAGTAG
- a CDS encoding ABC transporter substrate-binding protein, with amino-acid sequence MRRSSIAAVAAIGSVSLLLAGCSKADDGSGDNNKSAGANAATKDFVNASTKKGGTVTYAMSDVPDSFDPGNTYYAYMYNFSRLYARPLMTFKPDAGEKGNTLVPDLASAPGKQSDGGKTWTYTIRKGLKYQDGSPITSKDVKYAVERSNFARDVLSLGPNYFQQFLAGGDKYKGPYKDKSDKGLKSIETPDDTTIVFHLNQAFQEFDYLVATPQTAPVPKAKDDGIDYVKHIVSSGSYQFQSYQEGKQAVLVRNKNFDPKSDPLRKQYPEKIVVDLKVNQQTIDKDLQSGDTLIDLQGKGVDTQTQAQLVNDKSKMANTDNAFGGRLVYAAINTKLKPFTNVECRKAVEYAIDKVSVQTAQGGPIRGDVATTVLPPDITGYAKEDVYATSGNKGDVAKAKDALKACGEKKINTTITARSDRDEEVSGAQALIESLKKVGINASLKQFPSGKYFTDYAGVPKFNQKNNVGIMMMQWGADWPSGYGFLQQILNSKAVGASGNTALSELDDKKVDSMLAEAIGAPDEATRNKLYAQIDKQAMEDAALVPLTYFKVLLYRSPYATNLVSTAAFSGQYDYLNIGTTKK; translated from the coding sequence ATGCGAAGGTCATCTATCGCCGCGGTCGCGGCCATCGGCAGCGTGAGCCTGCTGCTCGCCGGCTGCAGCAAGGCCGACGACGGCTCGGGCGACAACAACAAGTCGGCCGGTGCGAACGCCGCCACGAAGGATTTCGTCAACGCCTCGACGAAGAAGGGCGGCACGGTCACCTACGCGATGTCGGACGTCCCCGACTCGTTCGACCCGGGTAACACGTACTACGCCTACATGTACAACTTCAGCCGGCTGTACGCCCGCCCGCTGATGACGTTCAAGCCCGACGCGGGGGAGAAGGGCAACACGCTCGTCCCCGACCTCGCCTCGGCGCCCGGCAAGCAGTCGGACGGCGGCAAGACCTGGACGTACACGATCCGCAAGGGTCTGAAGTACCAGGACGGCTCGCCGATCACGTCGAAGGACGTCAAGTACGCCGTCGAGCGCTCGAACTTCGCGCGTGACGTGCTCTCCCTCGGCCCGAACTACTTCCAGCAGTTCCTCGCGGGCGGTGACAAGTACAAGGGCCCCTACAAGGACAAGAGCGACAAGGGCCTGAAGTCCATCGAGACGCCGGACGACACCACGATCGTCTTCCATCTCAACCAGGCCTTCCAGGAGTTCGACTACCTGGTCGCCACCCCGCAGACCGCGCCGGTGCCGAAGGCCAAGGACGACGGCATCGACTACGTCAAGCACATCGTGTCCTCGGGCTCGTACCAGTTCCAGAGCTACCAGGAGGGCAAGCAGGCCGTCCTGGTCCGCAACAAGAACTTCGACCCGAAGTCCGACCCGCTGCGCAAGCAGTACCCGGAGAAGATCGTCGTCGACCTGAAGGTCAACCAGCAGACGATCGACAAGGACCTGCAGTCCGGCGACACCCTGATCGACCTGCAGGGCAAGGGTGTCGACACCCAGACGCAGGCGCAGCTGGTCAACGACAAGTCGAAGATGGCGAACACGGACAACGCCTTCGGCGGCCGTCTCGTCTACGCGGCGATCAACACCAAGCTGAAGCCGTTCACGAACGTCGAGTGCCGCAAGGCCGTCGAGTACGCCATCGACAAGGTCTCGGTGCAGACCGCACAGGGCGGTCCCATCCGCGGTGACGTCGCCACGACGGTGCTGCCCCCGGACATCACGGGCTACGCCAAGGAAGACGTCTACGCCACCAGCGGCAACAAGGGCGACGTGGCCAAGGCCAAGGACGCGCTGAAGGCCTGCGGCGAGAAGAAGATCAACACCACGATCACCGCGCGCAGCGACCGTGACGAAGAGGTCTCCGGCGCCCAGGCGCTGATCGAGTCGCTGAAGAAGGTCGGCATCAACGCCAGCCTGAAGCAGTTCCCGTCGGGCAAGTACTTCACCGACTACGCGGGCGTCCCGAAGTTCAACCAGAAGAACAACGTCGGCATCATGATGATGCAGTGGGGTGCCGACTGGCCTTCCGGCTACGGCTTCCTGCAGCAGATCCTGAACAGCAAGGCGGTCGGTGCCTCCGGCAACACCGCCCTGTCGGAGCTCGACGACAAGAAGGTCGACTCGATGCTCGCCGAGGCCATCGGGGCACCCGACGAGGCCACGCGCAACAAGCTGTACGCGCAGATCGACAAGCAGGCCATGGAGGACGCGGCGCTCGTCCCGCTGACCTACTTCAAGGTCCTGCTGTACCGCTCCCCGTACGCCACCAACCTGGTGTCCACGGCCGCCTTCAGCGGGCAGTACGACTACCTCAACATCGGCACCACGAAGAAGTAG
- the gcvH gene encoding glycine cleavage system protein GcvH, which translates to MSNPQQLRYSKEHEWLSGAEDGVSTVGITEFAANALGDVVYAQLPEVGDTVTAGETCGELESTKSVSDLYSPVTGEVVEANQDVVDDPSLVNSAPFEGGWLFKVRTSEEPKDLLSADEYDAFSGSGN; encoded by the coding sequence ATGAGCAACCCCCAGCAGCTGCGCTACAGCAAGGAGCACGAGTGGCTGTCGGGCGCCGAGGACGGCGTCTCGACGGTCGGCATCACCGAGTTCGCGGCCAACGCGCTCGGCGATGTCGTCTACGCCCAGCTCCCCGAGGTCGGTGACACGGTGACCGCGGGCGAGACCTGCGGCGAGCTCGAGTCGACCAAGTCCGTCAGCGACCTGTACTCCCCGGTCACCGGCGAGGTCGTCGAGGCGAACCAGGACGTCGTGGACGACCCGTCGCTGGTGAACTCCGCCCCGTTCGAGGGCGGCTGGCTGTTCAAGGTCCGCACATCGGAAGAGCCGAAGGACCTGCTCTCCGCGGACGAGTACGACGCGTTCTCCGGCTCCGGCAACTAG
- a CDS encoding enhanced serine sensitivity protein SseB, producing MDIPAQAHAHPYGGWPANELEEVLAASLGVDSAGGRIVEVLGRSQVWIPLPQGGGPGSPNLDLPTVEIEGQAYVPVFSSEEQFLAVVGDRMGCTVAPAVEFARGLPPQVGIAVNPDGAVGVPLPPPAVAELCKSDRTPLDGPATGGRVSLYEPDWQDDPVDFLAAVREEFEASGVVMTARRCLASVEGGDPLLFVGVELSQWEGPARNLPMDALGRALGRAPAPWPVNLVLLDITQDPVGDWMRATLRPFYTQGH from the coding sequence ATGGACATTCCGGCGCAGGCTCACGCACATCCGTACGGCGGGTGGCCGGCCAACGAGCTTGAGGAGGTGCTCGCCGCCTCCCTCGGGGTCGACTCGGCGGGCGGCCGCATCGTCGAGGTCCTCGGGCGCAGCCAGGTGTGGATACCGCTGCCCCAGGGCGGCGGCCCCGGCAGCCCGAACCTCGACCTGCCGACGGTGGAGATCGAGGGCCAGGCCTATGTGCCCGTCTTCAGCTCCGAGGAGCAGTTCCTCGCGGTCGTCGGCGACCGGATGGGCTGCACGGTCGCGCCGGCCGTCGAGTTCGCGCGCGGGCTGCCGCCGCAGGTCGGCATTGCGGTGAATCCGGACGGCGCCGTCGGCGTCCCGCTGCCCCCGCCCGCCGTCGCCGAACTGTGCAAGTCCGACCGTACGCCGCTGGACGGGCCCGCCACGGGCGGCCGGGTCAGCCTCTACGAGCCCGACTGGCAGGACGACCCGGTCGACTTCCTGGCCGCCGTGCGCGAGGAGTTCGAGGCGTCCGGCGTCGTCATGACCGCCCGCCGCTGCCTCGCCAGCGTCGAGGGCGGCGACCCCCTCCTCTTCGTCGGCGTCGAGCTGTCGCAGTGGGAGGGCCCCGCGCGCAACCTGCCCATGGACGCCCTGGGCCGCGCCCTCGGCCGGGCTCCCGCGCCCTGGCCGGTGAACCTCGTCCTGCTCGACATCACCCAGGACCCGGTCGGTGACTGGATGCGCGCCACGCTGCGGCCGTTCTACACGCAGGGTCACTGA
- a CDS encoding AAA family ATPase, protein MTVHKAAAGAYAAAGVGQRAVPRPGAVTGRGPVVRDLRGRGGRTPRRLGFARGDLIVVSGLPGSGKSTLMRRVVGAGGAVRIDSQDTRDRWAARLPRLLPYAVYRPLVRLAHFAGLRRALRSGGSVVLHDCGTQRWVRRWLAKEAGRRGADLHLMLLDVDAGTALAGQRDRGRGVSRYAFARHRRAVAGLVESAERGDLPWGCASAVLLDRDATDVLNGIRFEGS, encoded by the coding sequence ATCACGGTGCACAAGGCAGCGGCGGGTGCGTACGCGGCGGCAGGGGTCGGGCAGCGCGCTGTGCCCCGCCCCGGGGCGGTGACAGGGCGCGGTCCGGTCGTCAGGGATCTGCGCGGCAGAGGCGGCCGCACACCGAGGCGCCTCGGCTTCGCGCGGGGTGACCTGATCGTGGTCTCGGGGCTCCCGGGCAGTGGCAAGTCCACGCTGATGCGCCGCGTGGTCGGTGCCGGGGGAGCCGTGCGCATCGACTCGCAGGACACGCGTGACCGCTGGGCGGCCCGGTTGCCGCGGCTGCTCCCGTACGCCGTGTACCGCCCGCTCGTGCGGCTCGCGCACTTCGCCGGGCTGCGGCGCGCCCTGCGCTCGGGAGGCAGCGTCGTCCTGCACGACTGCGGTACGCAACGCTGGGTGCGGCGCTGGCTGGCCAAGGAGGCCGGGCGGCGCGGCGCGGACCTGCATCTGATGCTGCTCGACGTCGACGCGGGCACGGCGCTCGCGGGCCAGCGGGACCGCGGCCGCGGGGTCTCGCGCTACGCGTTCGCCCGGCACCGCCGCGCGGTCGCGGGCCTGGTGGAGTCCGCCGAGCGCGGTGACCTGCCGTGGGGCTGCGCGTCCGCGGTGCTGCTCGACCGGGACGCGACGGATGTGCTGAACGGGATCAGGTTCGAGGGGAGTTGA
- a CDS encoding enhanced serine sensitivity protein SseB C-terminal domain-containing protein gives MSASGTAAAGQVEHMLRQVTPGRYDAYEALLNALADPGAGQVWMLLWHGQAGSPDAQYGNMEVEGFSYAPCVTSAQELSASGWSRAYEVVGGVDAARTLYPDHYGLWLNPHAPGGGVGIPWLDLRRIAGGLDRQPAGPLRLSDPAIEIPQFYALLTQNAHRTTAIRSLRRAWVQPTLGAPYLAIGLDVYDTSPVSVDAVRAMMQQSVVAVPDGLPVSTVAMSDEHDPVALWLRANARPFYDREAHAAPAAPAPVAGYGYPPPHGAY, from the coding sequence GTGAGTGCGTCGGGCACGGCCGCGGCCGGTCAGGTCGAGCACATGCTGCGCCAGGTGACGCCGGGGCGTTACGACGCCTACGAGGCGCTGCTCAACGCGCTCGCGGACCCGGGCGCCGGTCAGGTGTGGATGCTGCTCTGGCACGGCCAGGCCGGTTCCCCCGACGCGCAGTACGGGAACATGGAGGTCGAGGGCTTCTCGTACGCCCCCTGTGTCACCTCCGCCCAGGAGCTGTCCGCCTCCGGCTGGAGCCGTGCGTACGAGGTCGTCGGCGGGGTCGACGCGGCCCGCACGCTCTACCCCGACCACTACGGCCTCTGGCTCAACCCGCACGCGCCCGGCGGCGGTGTCGGCATCCCGTGGCTCGACCTGCGCCGCATCGCGGGCGGCCTCGACCGCCAGCCCGCCGGGCCGCTGCGCCTGAGCGACCCCGCCATCGAGATCCCGCAGTTCTACGCCCTGCTCACGCAGAACGCGCACCGCACCACCGCGATCCGCTCGCTGCGCCGCGCCTGGGTCCAGCCGACGCTCGGCGCGCCCTATCTGGCGATCGGCCTCGATGTGTACGACACGTCGCCGGTGTCCGTGGACGCGGTGCGCGCGATGATGCAGCAGTCGGTCGTCGCCGTGCCCGACGGACTGCCCGTCTCCACGGTCGCGATGTCCGACGAGCACGACCCCGTCGCCCTGTGGCTGCGCGCCAACGCCCGCCCGTTCTACGACCGTGAGGCGCACGCGGCCCCGGCCGCCCCCGCCCCCGTCGCGGGGTACGGGTACCCGCCGCCGCACGGGGCGTACTGA